A genomic region of Friedmanniella luteola contains the following coding sequences:
- a CDS encoding NUDIX hydrolase yields MSYTSAFPPVYVTVDVVLLTLRADRLHVLMVERGSEPWRGWLALPGGFVRQDEDLPEAARRELREETGLAVEPVHLEQLGTFGRPDRDPRARTVAVAHLAVLPALPEPVAGTDAAGASWQPVEAVLDRELPFDHHDILLAGVERARGKLEYTTLATAFAGPTFTIAELRHVYETVWGRPLDPGNFHRKVVGAPGFVERAPGERSSGRGRPAAVYRAGTATLLNPPLWRGEPATPPSPLADREATP; encoded by the coding sequence GTGAGCTACACCTCGGCGTTCCCGCCGGTCTACGTCACCGTCGACGTCGTGCTGCTCACCCTCCGCGCAGACCGCCTGCACGTGCTGATGGTGGAGCGCGGTTCCGAGCCCTGGCGGGGGTGGCTGGCTCTGCCAGGCGGGTTCGTCCGCCAGGACGAGGACCTGCCCGAGGCCGCCCGGCGGGAGCTCCGCGAGGAGACCGGGCTGGCCGTCGAGCCCGTCCATCTCGAGCAGCTGGGTACCTTCGGTCGGCCGGACCGCGACCCGCGGGCACGCACGGTCGCGGTCGCCCACCTGGCCGTCCTGCCCGCCCTGCCCGAGCCCGTGGCCGGCACCGACGCCGCCGGGGCCAGCTGGCAGCCGGTCGAGGCGGTGCTCGACCGCGAGCTGCCCTTCGACCACCACGACATCCTGCTCGCCGGGGTCGAACGGGCCCGGGGCAAGCTCGAGTACACAACGCTGGCCACGGCGTTCGCCGGCCCGACCTTCACCATCGCCGAGCTGCGGCACGTCTACGAGACGGTCTGGGGACGGCCGCTGGACCCGGGCAACTTCCACCGCAAGGTCGTCGGTGCACCCGGGTTCGTCGAGCGGGCGCCCGGCGAGCGCAGCAGCGGCCGCGGCCGTCCGGCCGCGGTCTACCGCGCCGGGACCGCCACCCTGCTCAAC
- a CDS encoding T3SS (YopN, CesT) and YbjN peptide-binding chaperone 1, protein MDVRTSTQRRWLRSHLSTLLATITGEPVTADGDGDFPVRGLTSQAWVRPRTGDPWGVQVFATAARDVPARVAVLREINEQNAAHLGTRVYWVEGLVVVDCFVFADAVTEETLTAVVGRVLHLADSIGPVLTALHGGTTFHSASSASAA, encoded by the coding sequence ATGGACGTTCGCACCAGCACCCAGCGCCGGTGGCTCCGCAGCCACCTCTCCACCCTGCTCGCCACCATCACGGGCGAGCCCGTCACCGCCGACGGCGACGGCGACTTCCCCGTCCGCGGCCTGACGTCGCAGGCGTGGGTGCGGCCCCGGACGGGCGACCCCTGGGGCGTCCAGGTCTTCGCCACCGCCGCCCGCGACGTCCCCGCTCGCGTCGCCGTCCTCCGGGAGATCAACGAGCAGAACGCGGCCCACCTGGGCACCCGCGTCTACTGGGTCGAGGGGCTGGTGGTGGTCGACTGCTTCGTGTTCGCCGACGCCGTGACCGAGGAGACCCTGACGGCGGTGGTCGGCCGGGTGCTGCACCTGGCCGACAGCATCGGCCCGGTGCTCACCGCACTGCACGGTGGAACCACCTTCCACAGCGCCAGCAGCGCGTCCGCCGCCTGA